In Chelmon rostratus isolate fCheRos1 chromosome 20, fCheRos1.pri, whole genome shotgun sequence, a single window of DNA contains:
- the pan3 gene encoding PAN2-PAN3 deadenylation complex subunit PAN3, giving the protein MNSGLPASAAPLGGAGIPNVKVKFCRYYAKDKTCFYGDECQFLHEDPSMASLPLHGGGGSPVPLSMAGGGGTPAGYSLGGSASACPGSGGTGVSKKSETLGPAGTSLEGQLLTIPGMEGATLSDANLTNSYFSSSFIGVNGFGSPVESKYSMMQRMTTSSSSPSLLNDGAKNFSHSTHDPVNSPTSSLFSDFGALSISQRRKAPNPAASEFIPKGAPRMATMAQSTVQAFPSPLFPHPGLSSSTAAALAPGMSLSAGSSPLHSPKITPHTSPAPRRRSHTPNPANYMVPTTASDQGTHIIQKETVGGTTYFYTDNTPAPMAGMVFPTYHIYPPTAPHVAYMQPKANAPSFFMADELRQELINRHLITMAQIDHSENPDVPSEVDSYHSLFPLEPLPPPNRMQKTSNFSYITSCYKAVNSKDDLPYCLRRIHGFRLVNTKCMMLVDMWKKIQHSNSVTLREVFTTKAFGDHSLVFSYDFHAGAETMFSRHFNDPAADSYFTKRKWGQHEPPPPRQHAGLLPESLIWAYIVQLSSALRTIHTAGLACRVMDPSKILITGKTRLRVNCVGVFDVLTFDNSQTNHLALMPQYQQADLVSLGKVVLALACNSLAGIQRENLQKAMELVSINYSSDLKNLILYLLTEQSRLRSVNDIMPMIGARFYTQLDASQMRNDVIEEDLAKEVQNGRLFRLLAKLGTINERPEFQKDPTWSETGDRYLLKLFRDHLFHQVTEAGTPWIDLSHIVSCLNKLDAGVPEKISLVSRDEKSVLVVTYSDLKRCFDSTFQELQAAASGSL; this is encoded by the exons ATGAACAGTGGACTCCCAGCTTCAGCTGCTCCGCTCGGGGGTGCCGGGATACCCAATGTCAAGGTGAAGTTTTGCCGATATTACGCGAAAGACAAAACCTGCTTTTATGGAGACGAGTGTCAGTTCCTGCATGAGGATCCGTCCATGGCAAGCCTGCCGCTGCACGGTGGCGGCGGTAGCCCCGTCCCGTTGTCCATGGCCGGGGGTGGCGGGACGCCAGCGGGATATTCTCTCGGTGGCTCTGCGTCTGCCTGTCCGGGCAGCGGGGGGACCGGTGTGTCCAAGAAGAGCGAAACACTGGGTCCTGCAGGCACGTCTCTGGAGGGGCAGCTGTTAACCA TCCCAGGGATGGAGGGTGCAACCCTGAGTGATGCCAATCTTACCAACTCTtacttcagcagcagctttattgGGGTCAATGGGTTTGGGAGCCCAGTGGAGTCTAAATACTCAATGATGCAG CGAATGActaccagcagcagctctcccAGTCTCCTCAACGATGGTGCCAAGAACTTCAGCCACAGCACTCACG ATCCAGTGAACTCCCCGACATCCTCACTGTTCAGTGATTTTGGTGCTCTTAGCATTTCCCAAAGGAGAAAG GCTCCTAACCCGGCAGCAAGTGAGTTCATCCCTAAGGGAGCTCCACGTATGGCCACCATGGCTCAGTCCACTGTCCAGGCCTTCCCCTCGCCTCTCTTCCCACATCCTGGCCTCAGCAGCTCCACGGCTGCTGCACTGGCTCCGG GCATGTCTCTGTCTGCGGGATCTTCCCCTCTCCACTCCCCAAAAATTACACCACACACCTCACCTGCTCCTCGTCGGCGCAGTCACACCCCAAACCCTGCCAACTATATGGTGCCCACGACCGCATCTGACCAGGGCACTCACATAATCCAGAAAGAGACTGTAGGGGGGACCACCTACTTCTACACAGACAACACCCCGGCACCAATGGCTGGGATG GTGTTTCCTACCTACCATATCTATCCCCCCACTGCGCCCCATGTGGCTTACATGCAGCCAAAAGCCAACGCCCCGTCCTTCTTCATGGCTGATGAACTCCGACAG GAGTTGATAAACAGACATCTGATAACCATGGCCCAGATTGACCACTCAGAAAACCCAG ATGTACCATCTGAGGTGGACAGCTACCACAGCCTCTTCCCCCTCGAGCCCCTCCCTCCACCAAACCGCATGCAGAAGACCAGCAATTTCAGCTACATCACCTCCTGCTACAAGGCGGTCAACAGCAAGGATGACCTGCCTTACTGCCTGAGGAGGATACACG GTTTCCGCCTTGTTAACACCAAGTGCATGATGCTGGTGGACATGTGGAAGAAGATTCAGCACTCAAACTCTGTAACACTGAGGGAGGTCTTCACCACAAAGGCCTTTGGAGACCACT CCTTGGTGTTCTCCTATGACTTCCATGCGGGTGCTGAAACCATGTTCAGCAGACACTTCAATGATCCAGCAGCAGACTCGTACTTTACCAAGCGGAAGTGGG GGCAACATGAACCTCCCCCACCACGGCAGCACGCAGGTCTGCTCCCCGAGTCTCTGATCTGGGCCTACATTGTCCAGCTCAGCTCGGCCCTGCGCACCATCCATACTGCCGGGCTAGCATGCCGTGTCATGGACCCCAGCAAGATTCTTATCACTGGCAAGACCAG GTTACGGGTGAACTGTGTTGGGGTATTTGATGTCTTAACTTTTGACAACAGTCAGACCAATCATCTTGCCCTAATGCCACAGTACCAG CAAGCAGACCTAGTGTCTCTGGGCAAGGTGGTACTGGCATTGGCGTGTAACTCCCTGGCTGGCATTCAAAGGGAGAACCTGCAGAAGGCCATGGAGCTGGTGTCCATCAACTACTCTTCAGACCTCAAGAACCTCATTCT gtaTCTGCTGACTGAACAGTCTCGCCTGCGCAGCGTCAATGACATTATGCCAATGATTGGAGCTCGATTCTACACACAATTGGATGCATCGCAGATGAGGAATGATGTCATTGAGGAGGACCTGGCCAAG GAGGTGCAGAATGGCCGTCTCTTCCGCCTGTTGGCCAAACTGGGCACCATCAATGAGCGGCCAGA GTTTCAGAAGGACCCAACGTGGTCAGAGACGGGCGACCGCTACCTGTTGAAACTTTTCCGGGATCACCTGTTTCACCAGGTGACAGAAGCGGGGACGCCCTGGATCGACCTCAGCCACATCGTCTCCTGCCTCAACAAA CTGGACGCGGGCGTTCCTGAGAAGATCAGCTTGGTGTCTAGGGATGAGAAAAGCGTCCTGGTTGTGACCTATTCGGACCTGAAGCGCTGCTTCGACAGTACCTTCcaggagctgcaggctgcagcctcTGGCTCTCTGTAG